In Leptolyngbyaceae cyanobacterium, one genomic interval encodes:
- a CDS encoding YggT family protein, which translates to MDATVLLLIKTLVTFVNIYVVLLIIRILLSWFPNVNWYDAPFSWLSQLTDPYLNVFRSFIPPLGGFDFSPILAIFLLQFIAQLLVQLPASAMMYGY; encoded by the coding sequence ATGGATGCCACAGTCTTGCTGCTAATCAAAACACTGGTTACTTTCGTCAATATCTACGTAGTTTTGCTAATTATTCGGATTCTATTAAGCTGGTTCCCCAACGTCAATTGGTACGATGCGCCTTTTTCATGGCTCAGCCAGCTAACCGATCCCTATCTCAATGTCTTCCGCTCTTTTATTCCTCCTCTAGGGGGTTTTGACTTTTCCCCTATTTTGGCAATTTTTCTCCTCCAGTTTATCGCTCAACTTTTGGTGCAACTGCCAGCCTCCGCGATGATGTACGGTTATTAA